The Rubrobacter tropicus nucleotide sequence AGCCGGCCACGTAGGCGCCGGCCTTCCAGGCCTCGCGGGCCGGCGGGTAATCGTAGCCGGCGTCCACCAGGGTCCAACCATCCGTACCCTCGATCAGGTAGACGGCAACGAACCCCAAGGGGAAGGGCACCGGCAGCTTGATCTGCCACACCCCCTCGACGACCTCGGCCGCCTCGCCGACACTTTGCGTGGCAAGGCCGGCGGGAAGCACGCTCAACGAAGCGCCTCGAAGAACGCGGAGATCTCACGGTTGGCGAGATCCGGCCTCTCATAGTGGACGTAGTGCCCCGCATCTTGCGCCGCCTCGAACGAGTAGTTCGCGAAGTAGTCCCCGAGCCTGTCGGCCCACCGAACCTTCAGTATGGGATCGCTCTCGCCCCACAGGAAACGGGCCGGCGTCTCTATCTTCGGCGACCCGGGCGCGCCTTCGCGGATCAGCCGAATCCGGGCCTCGTTCGTGGCGACGTACCAGTTGAAGCCGCCCTGCAGGTTTCCCGGCTTCATGAAGTTGTCCACCCAGGCCTCCATATCCCCGTCGAAGAGGCCGGGTTCGTGGGCCCAGTGATTCAGGAAATGCTGGAAATAGGCCCCGCAAGTCTTCCTGCTCTCGCCGACGAGGGAGGCGGCCCAGGGCTTCTGGTGGAAGGACTGGTACCAGATCTCGTTGACCGAATCCGGCTCCACCCACCGGCCACCGATCCCCGGGTAGGGGCAGTCGAAGAAGAAGAGACCCGCGAGACGCTCCGGATACTTGCGCGCGAACCCCTGCGCCACGTACGCGCCCACGTCGTGGCTGACGACCCCGAACTTCTCGAACCCCAAAGCGTCCACGAGCCCGCGCAGGTCTTCGACGAGGTCACCGAGCAAATCGGACGGAGGGTCCGGCAAGGGCGGCTTCTCCGTCTCCCCGAAACCCCGGAGATCCGGCACGACCACGTCGAAATCCTCCGCCAGGACGGGAATATTCTTGCGGTAGACGTACCAGAACTCGGGCCACCCGTGCAAGAGTACGAGCGGAAACCCGGCGCCGTGGCGGACGTAGTGGACCCGGATACCATTGACGTCCAGGTACTCGTGGTTCCACCCTTGACGGCTCACCAGGCCCTCCCCGGGCTGAACGGCTGAGATGCTGACAAGCTTACCGGCTAACCCTGCAGGTTCTCGAAGATGCCGGCAGCGCCCATCCCGCCGCCGATGCACATGGTAACCATGCCGTACTTCGAGCCGCGCCGCTTCATCTCGTTCAGGAGCTGGACGGTGAGCTTCGTGCCGGTCGCGCCCATCGGATGTCCGAGGGCGATGGCGCCGCCGTTCACGTTCGTCTTCTCGATATCCATCCCCACTTCCCGGATCACGGCCAGCGCCTGCGCCGCGAACGCCTCGTTGAACTCGATGAGGTCGATGTCCTCGAGGGAGAGCCCGGTCTGCTCCAGCACCTTCGGGATGGCGACGGTGGGCCCGATCCCCATGACCTCGGGCCTCACCCCCCCGACGGCGAACCCGAGGAACCGCGCCATCGGCGCCAGCCCCCGCCTCTCGGCCTCCCCCCGCTCCATGACGACCACGGCGGCGGCCCCGTCGCTCCGCTGCGAAGAGTTCCCGGCCGTCACCGTCCCGCCCTGCTGGAAGGCGGGGCGCAACTTGGCGAGCTGCTCAGCCGACGTGTCTCGCGGCCCCTCGTCCCGCCCGAAAGTCGTCTCGAAGTGCTGGGGCCGGCCGTCCTCGTCCACGAAGTCGTAGGCGACGTCGAGCGGCACGATCTCACCGTCGAACCGGCCCGACTCCACGGCCTCTTTCGCCCGCGTGTGGCTGCGAAGGGCGAACTCGTCCTGGTCCTCGCGCGAGACGTCGAACTCCCTGGCGACCTGCTCGGCCGTGAAACCCATCCCCATGTACACGGCCGGGTTGGTCTCCACCAGCCCAGGGTCCGGCGCGAAGTTCGGCATCTCCAGCGTCGAGGACATGTGCTCCGTGCCCCCCGCGACGATAGTGGAGGCGTGCCCGACCATGATCCTCTCGGCCGCCATCGCGATAGTCTGAAGCCCCGACGAGCAGAACCTGTTCACCGTCTGGGCCGGCACCGTGTCCGGCATCCCGGCCCTAACCGAGGAGAGCCGGGCCATGTTGTACCCTTGCGTCCCCTCCGGCATCGCGCACCCCAGGATCACGTCTTCCACGTCCGAGGGATCGAGGCCATCGGCCCGCCCCACGGCCTCCCGAATAGCCGACGCCCCCAGGTCCACCGGATGCACCCCGCGCAAAGTCCCCCGCGGCGCCCGCCCCACAGCGGTCCGGGCCCCGGATACGATAACCGCTTCGTTCATTGGTTCTCCTTTCGGTCGAACGCTGTCAGCTCTCAGCTATCAGCGGTCAGCTCTCAGCTTTCAGCCAATAAGCTGACCGCTGATAGCTATTCAATTCCTCACCGGCTTTCCGGTCTTCAGCATCCCCTCGATTCTCTCGTGGGTCTTCTCGTTTTTCAGCAGTTTTAGGAACGCCTCTTTCTCAAGGCCGAGCAGGTACTCCTCGCTTACCCACTGGGGGAGCGTCAGGTCGCCGCCGGTCAGGATTTTCGCGGTGTGGCCGGCTATGACGCCGTCGTATTCGCTGGCGTAGCGGCCCCACTGGAGGGTTCTTATGCCCATGACGAGGGCGGAGCGGGCGGAGGCGCCCGAGGCGTAGACGTTGGCGTTTCGCTCGGGCGGGTTGTAACCGTCCGCCAGGTCGAGGACCTCGCGCTTGGCGGCGGATATGAGGTGGTCCGCGTTCATTACCATGCGGTCGTCCTCTTCGAGGAAGCCGAGGTCGCGGGCCTCGACGGCGCTTGCGGAGACCTTCGCCATGGCTATGGTCTCGAAGGCCTTCTGGAGGAAGGGGAGCGCGGGGCTGCCCGGGGCCGTGGACATGGGGCGTGAGACGAGGCGGCGGGCCATCTCCTTGGTGCCGCCTCCTGCCGGTATCAGGCCGACGCCCGCCTCGACGAGGCCCATGTAGGACTCTCCGGCGGCGACTACGCGGTCTGAGTGGAGGCAGATCTCGAGCCCCCCGCCGAGCGTCTGCCCCTTCGGAGCCGAGACGACGGGCTTCGGCGCGAACCGGAAGCCCATGAGCAGCTTCTGAAGCGCCTCGATGCTCTTGCCGACCTCGTCGAGCATCCCGTTCCGGACGGCGTGCGCCACCTCGCCGAGGTTCGCCCCGACGCAGAAGTTGCGGCCCTCGTTCCCGATGACGAGGCCGACCCACTCGTCGCTCTTCAACGCTTCGAGCGCCTTGTAGCCCATCTCCGTTACGCCGGCGTCTATGCTATTGCCCTTGGAGTGGAACTCCAGGCAGAGCACGCCGTCCCCGAGGTCGAGCAGGCTCGCCGAGTCGTTGCGCTCCAGCTCTTTGCCCGCCTCGCGCAACCCGTCGAGCGACACGTACATCGGGTCCTCGCGGACCGGCTCGTACTGCTTCGTAACCGGGCTGAACTGGAGCTCCCGGCCGTCCTCGGTCTTATAGAAGCTCTCGTTGCCCGCGTCGAGCATCTCCTTTACCCAGGGCCCGACCTCGATGCCTAAAGAGTCCATGCCCTCGACCGTCTCGCGGACGCCGAGGAGGTCCCAGGTCCTAAACGGGCCCGTCTGGTGGGCGAAGCCCCACTCCATCGCGTGGTCGGCGTCCTCCAGGGTGTCGGAGATCTCGGGTAGCCGCCGCGAGGAGTACGCCATGTACGGGTACAGCGTGTCCCTGATGTACTTCGCGTGCCGGTCCTCTTCGGCTTTCTCGATGAGAAAACGTAACCTGGCGCCGAGGTCACCCCGCTTCTGCGCTTCGGTGACTATCGGCACGTCCGGGTCTTCGGCGGGGCGGTGCTCGAACGTTTCGAGGTCGAGCACGTCGAAGACGGTCTTTCCTTCGCGCTTGTCGCGCTTGTAGAAGCCCGCGCCCGTCTTGTTGCCGAGGAGGTTCTTATCCTGCATCTCCAGTAGCTTCGGGTGGGGTTTCAGGTCCTCGCGGGATTCGTCCTCGGGGACGGCCTCGTAGAGGTTCTCGGCGACGCCGACGGCGATGTCCAGGCCCACGGTGTCGTTCAGGCGGAAGGTGGCGGTCTTTGGGTGCCCGATCAGGGGCCCCGTTATGGCGTCCACCTCTTCTATGGAGTATCCGTTCTCGAAGGCGTAGGTGACGGCCTGCATCCCGGCGAAGGAGCCGAGCCTGTTCCCTATGAAGTTCGGGGTATCCTTGGCGATCACACCCCCCTTGCCGAGCACCCGCTCGCCGAAGTTGCGTACCGCCTCGACTATCTCCCCGTCGGTATCTTCGGTCGGGATGATCTCGAGCAGCTTGAGGTAGCGCGGCGGGTTGAAGAAGTGCGTCCCGAGGAAACGCCTTTTGAAAGATTCGGACCGTCCCTCCGCTATCTGATGCAGGGGAATGCCGCTGGTGTTGGACGAGATGATGGCGTCCTCTTTGGCGAGCGCCTCGACCCTCTCGGCGAGCTCGCGCTTGGGCTCCAATCTCTCCAGGATCGCTTCGAGTACCCAGTCCGCCTCGGCGACGCGATCGAAGTCGTCGTCGAAGTTTCCGGTGCGGATGCGTTTGGCGACGTCCTTGGCCATGAGCGCCGGCGGGCGGGCCTTTAGCATCCTGTCGTAGCCGCCCTGGACGACGGCGTTCTTGTCCTCGCCGTCTTTGGGGGCGATGTCGAGCAGGTCCACCTGCAGGCCGGCGTTGGCGCAGTGGGCCGCTATGGCGGCCCCCATCGTGCCGGCGCCGAGGACGGCGACCCTCCTTATGCCATGCGTCATGCTGCCTCCCTTTCCCTGTTACCCGTAGATCTCTCCGTGGAGCGAATCCAGGGCTTCCCTTACCCGAAGTAGGTGCCCCTCGAATCGTCCCTTCATCTCCTGGTACTTCTCCTCGCCTTCCGGGGTGATCGTGTAGAAGCGCCGGCTCCTGGTGTCGGGGTGCTCCCACTTGCCCTCGACGTAGCCCTTCTCCTCCAGGCGCCGCAGGAGCGGGTAGACGGCGTTCGGCGAGACGCTCATAACGCCCGAGCTCTTGGCCCGGATCTTGTGGATCAGGCTGTTCCCGTACTCGGGCCCCTGCCTGACGAGGTGCAGGATCAGGATGGGAAACACGTCCCTGCTCTTGACCTCGCTGAGGAAGATGTCCTTGGGCGTCGTCCGGTCCACGGGCCCGGCAGGGTTCTCGGCCTTCAAGAGTACAACCCCTGTATCTCCTCCGCGTACCGCTCCGCGACCACCCGCGACTTGACCTTGAGAGTCGGCGTCAACTCGCCCGCCTCGTGCGTCAACTCCCGCCCGAGAAGCGAGATTTTCTTCGGACGCTCGTACCCCGCGAACCGCCCGCACGTCCTCTCGACTTCAGCCTCTATCAGCCGCCGGCACCGCCCGTCGTCCGCGAGCTCTTCGTTCGGCGCCTCCGTGCCGAGCTCGCGGCGCACGGCGTCGTAGTCGGGGACGATCAGGGCGGAGACGTACTTCCTGCCGTCCCCGAGCACGACGGCCTGGGAGACGAGCGGCGAGGCCACGATGGCCGACTCCACCGGCTGGGGTGCCACGTTCTTGCCGGTCGAGAGCACGATCAGGTTCTTCAGCCGGTCCGTTATCTTCAGGAACCCCTCCCCGTCCAACTCGCCAAGATCCCCGGTACGGTACCAGCCGTCGGGCGTGAACGCACCACGCGCCGCCTCGGGCGCGTTCCAGTAACCGCGCATCACGCCCGGCCCCCTTACCTGAACCTCGCCCTCGCCGGAGACACGGACCTCCGTATGGTCGAGCACGGTGCCCACGGTCCCGAACTTCGGCACCGGCAGCCGGTTGCAGGCGACGACCGGCGAGGTCTCCGTCAGCCCGTAGCCCTCGATAATGGTGACGCCGGCGGCGTAGAAGAATTCCCCGATCTCACCCTCCAGCTTCGCCCCGCCCGAGACGAAGAACCGCAGCCTACCCCCGAACGCCTCCCTGACCTTCCGGAACACGAGCCGGTCGCAGGCCCGCAACAGCGCCCGCTCGCCTGCGCCCAAACGCCGACCCTCACGCCCGGCCGCGTACCGTTTCCTGCCGGCGGCGATTGCCCTCTCGAAGAGCCTGCGCCGCGGCGCGGACGCCTCGGCCACCTGGGCCAGGATGCGGTCGCGCATCTTCTCGTAGAGCCGGGGGACGCTGAGGACGACCGTCGGCCGCACCTCCCGCAAATTTTCCGGCACCTGCTGGATAGACTCGGCGTAGTACGTCGCGGCCCCCAGCGAGAGGGCCAGGTACTGCCCGCACCGCTCGAAGACGTGCGAGAGCGGGAGCAGCGAGAGAAAGACGTCGTCTGGCCGGAACGGGAGCGCCCGCCGGATGCCCTCGACGTTGGAGAGGAAGTTGCCGTGCGTGAGGACCACACCCTTGGGACGTCCCGTCGTGCCCGAGGTGTAGATGATCGTGGCGATGTCGTCCCGGTCGAGCGCGCGCCAGCCGTCGGGGTCAAGGAGGGGCTCATCCGCGCCGCGCTCCTCCACGTCGCGGAAGGCGACCGCCCGGTCTCCGGGATCCCCCTCGATGATCAGGACGTGGCGCAGGCCCGGCAGAACGTCGCGCAGACCGGCCACCCTCTCCAGTAGTTCTTCGTCCTCGACGACGGCCACGACCGCGCCGGAGTCGGCGAGGATGTGCCCGATCTGGTCCGTCCCGAGCGTCGGGTAGACGGGAACCGTCGCGGCCCCGAGCCCCTGCGCGGCCAGATCCGCTACCGCCCACTCCGGCCGGTTACCGCAAATTATCGCCACCTTCGCCCCGCTCCCGACGCCGAGAGAACTCAAACCGGCCGCGAAGTCCCCGACGCGCCTCCAGAGGTCGGCGTAGGAGATCCCGCGCCACTCATCCCCGACTTTGCTCGCCAACGCGACCTCGTCCCCCCGCGCCTCCACGTTCCGGTAAAGAGCCCCCATCAGGCTGCGCGCCTCCCCCACACCCGCGCCACGCGCGACCCTCTCCGCCACCCGCTGCATCCCGCTCCTCTCCGCAGATTTGTCAAAATTGATAATAACACGGATAATAAGTTTGCGTTGAGTCGTGGGCCCGGTTAGAGTTGGGTCCGGGAAGTCAGGAGAAGGAGGAGCCTTTGATCGCCGACGTGACCCGTTCTTTGGGTACCGACTACTACATGATCGACGAGTTGTTGACGGACGAGGAGCGCGAGGTCCGGGACCGGGTAAGGGCGTTCGCCGACGCCGAGGTCATCCCCATCATCAACGAGTACTGGGAGAAGGCGGAGTTCCCGTTCGAGCTTGTGCCGAAGGTCGCGGAGTTGAGCATCGCCGGCGGTTCCATCCAGGGGTATGGCTGTCCCGGTATGAGCCACGTGGCGGCCGGGCTCTGCGCGATAGAGATGTCGCGCGGGGACGGGAGCCTCAACACCTTCTTCGGGGTCCATTCGGGGCTTGCGATGGGGACCATAGACATCTGCGGGTCCGAGGAGCAGAAACAGCGCTGGTTGCCGGCGATGGCGCGGCTGGAGAAGATCGGGGCCTGGGGCCTCACCGAGCCCGACCACGGCTCCGATTCCGTAATGCTGGAGACGACGGCCCGCCGCGACGGGGACGGGTGGGTCTTGAACGGCAAGAAGCGCTGGATCGGCAACGCCACTTTCGCCGACATAGTAATCATCTGGGCCCGCGACGTCGAAGACGGCCAGGTAAAAGGCTTCGTCCTCGAAAAAGACGAGAACGGCGAGCACCACCCCGGCTACACCACCGAGCTCATAAAAGGCAAGATGGGCAAGAGGGCCGTCTGGCAGCCGGACATCTACCTCGAAGACGTGTACGTCCCCGCCGGGAACAAGCTCGAAGGCGCCAACTCGTTCAAGGACACGAACAAGGTGCTCACCGCGACGCGGGGCGGGGTCGCGTGGGAGGCCATCGGGCACGCCATCGCCGCCTACGAGGCGGCGCTGCAGTACGCCAAGGAGCGGGTGCAGTTCGGCAAGCCCATCGCGTCATTCCAGCTCATCCAGAACAAGCTAGCCAACATGCTCGCGGAGATCACCAACATGCAGCTGATGGTCTACCGGCTCTCCCAGCTCCAGGAGCAGGGCAAGATGACGGGCCCCATGGCCTCCCTCGCCAAGATGAACAACGCCAAAAAAGCGAAGCAGGTCTGCTCCGACGCCCGCGACATCATGGGCGGCAACGGCGTCCTGTTGGAGTACCACGTGGCCAGGCACCTCTCGGACATGGAGATCGTGTACACGTACGAGGGGACCGATACCATACAGTCGCTCATAGTCGGGCGTGATGTGACGGGGATAAGCGCGTTCGTATAGGTTTCAGGCTACAGGTTTCAGGTATCAGGTAGAAGCGAGCAGCACGGCCCGCCACCCCGGCAGACGACCGGGCGCGGCGGGCCCCTTCGTTTGCCCGAGAGCGCGAAGCGTGTATCCGTACTAAGCTGACAGCTGAAACCCGATGCCTGATGCCTGAGCGACCGAAGGGAGCGACATTGAAAGCTATCCGACTGCACGAACTCGGCGGACCGGAGAACCTCGTCTACGAGGACGTGCCGGACCCGGAGCCGGGGAGCGGAGAGGTCGTCGTCAAGGTACGCGCGGCGGCTTTGAACCGGCGGGACGTGTTCGTCACGCGCGGGATGTACCCTGGGGCGAAGCCGGAGGCGCTGCCCGCCACGCTCGGGTCGGATGGCTCGGGCGAGGTGGTGGCCCGCGGCGAGGGGGCCGATGGGCCCGATGAGGGGACGGAGGTCGTCATAAACCCGGCGCTGTACTGGGGCGACGACCCGGCGGTACCGGGCAAGGAGTACCGGATACTCGGGTTGCCCGACGAGGGGACGTTCGCGCAGTTCGTGAAGGTGCCGGGGGACCACGTCCTTCCGAAGCCCTCGCACCTCTCGCACGAGGAGGCCGCCGCGGTGCCGCTCGCTGGGCTGACGGCGTACCGGGCGCTCGTGACCCGCGGACAGGTCCGGGAAGGCGAGACCGTCGTGGTACCGGGCGTCGGGGGCGGGGTGGCGACCTTTCTGGTCCAGATCGCCTCGGCGCTCGGCGCGCGGGTCTTCGTGACCAGCGGGGACGACGAAAAGATCGAGGCCGCAAAGAAGCTCGGCGCAGAGGGCGGCGTCAACTACAACGCCGAGAACTGGTCCAAGGAGTTGAAGGGCATGGCCGGGGGCGTGGACCTTTCGGTCGATTCCGTCGGCGGGCCCACCTTCGACGCGCTGCTCTCGCTGGCGAAGCCGGGCGGGCGCATCGTCTCGTTCGGGGCGACCGCGGGCCCCGTCGAGAAGCTGGTGCTGCCGAAGATCTTCTTGAAGCACCTGACGGTCCTGGGCACCGCGATGGGGACGGCGGAGGAGTTCGGGGCGATGCTCGACCTCTACGCGGAGCGCGGCCTTCGCCCGACGATCAACGAGACGTTTCCCCTCGAAGAAGCGACGGCGGCCATGGGCCTCATGGAAAAAGGCTCGGGGGTAGGCAAGATCGTGCTCGACGTGCCCGCATGACGGACTACAGGCTGGAGTTCGGTTGGGAGGGCGACGGCGGGCTCGGGGAGCGCCTGATCCGGGAGATCATAGACGGCGAGAAGACGGCCACCTGCGCCCCGCGGTCGGACTACACGGAAGACGAACTCGCCGAGGTGGCCGCGAGCCAGGGGCAGATCGTGGACGTCGTCGACGAGCACGACAACCCCCGGTGCCGCGTCCGGATGGTGGCCGTCTACGAGACGACCCTCGGCCTGCCGGCCCCCGGCGTCGTCCGGGGCGAGGGCTTCGAGGACGCCGAGGCTTTCCGTCGGGACCACCGCGAGGCCTGGACCGCGGAGATGGAGGTGGAGGGCAACCCCCTCTCCGACGAGACGGTCCTGGTCGTCGAGGAGTTCGAGCTCGTGGAAGTGCTGGACGCCTAGCCGCGCAAAAGGAGGGCCGCGTGAGGAACGTCAGGATCGTCTCCGAGCCCCGGGCGAACCCTGGCGACGCCGAGGTCGTCCGCCAGGGAATAGACCTCTTCAACGTGGCCGCGACCGGCGACGCCGACTACAGCCCCCTCGCCATCTTCCTCAAAGACGACCGCGGCGCCGTTCTAGGCGGCGCCCTGGGCGACGTCTGGGGAGGATGGCTCGACCTGTCTACCCTCTGGGTCGCCGGACCCCTCCGCGGCCAAGGCCACGGCACGAAGCTCCTCCAGGCGGCCGAAGAGGAGGCGAGGGAACAGGGGTGCACGGGGGTCTTCCTGACCACCTTCAGCTTCCAGGCGCGTCCATTTTACGAAAGCCTCGGGTACGAGGTGGTGGCCGACATCCCGGGCTACCCCGTCGGCCACACCTACCACGTGCTGAAAAAGACGCTGGCCTAGAGCAGTTTGCAGAGAGATTAGATCTCTCTGCAAAGCTGTCAGCCATCAGCGGTCGGCTTTCAGCAAGGGCAAAAAAGCCGACCGCTGAAAGCAAAGGCGAAGCCGCAGCGGGCTGACAAGCTGACCGCTCCGGCCTATCTAGCGGCGGGCACCTCGAACTCGTAGGTCTCCCCGTGCGCCAGGTAACGGACCTTCTCGTCGAGGCCGGCGTCGGTGACGGCCCTTTCGAAGTCCACCAGCGGCGACTCGAACCTGGTGTAGTCGTTGTAGTGGATGGGGATGGTGGTGCGGGCGTCCATGATCCTCATGGCCTCCAACCCCTGCTCCGCGTCCATGGTCACGAAGACACCGAGCACCCGCGTCCCGCCGAGATGCAGCATCGCCAGGTCAATGCCCGGGAAGCGGCGCGGTATTTCCCTCAAACGGTCGTGCACGAGGGTGTCCCCGCTTATGTACATTCGCAGCCGGGCCGCCTCGCCCACCCGCCCGAACTCCAGCATGCTCCCCATCACCGGCGGCAGCACCGCGCCGAGCGGGCCCGGCCCGTGCGTCCCCGGCAGCGCGGTCACCCGCAGGTTCGCCTCACCCTTCGCCACGACGAGCGGCTCCCAGGTCTTTAGCGTCCGGGTCTTCGTAAACCCGACCTTCTTTAGGTAAGAGGTGGCGTGTTTGTTCGAAACGATGGGCGTCGCCTTGTTCAACCGGCGCTGGACGACACGGTCGAAGTGGTCGCCGTGCAGGTGCGAGAGCAGCACGAAGTCCAGCGGCGGGAGGTCTTCCATCTCAACGGCGGGGTTCGTCAGCCGCTTCGCCGTCAGGCCGTAGCCCAGGTGGACGTGGTCGCCGGCGTGCAGGAAGTTCGGGTCGGTAAGTATCGTAAAGCCGGCGTACCGGATGATAACGGTCGCCGTGCCGACGAAGAAGACCGAACCTCGACCGAAGTCCGGGTCTGCGTTCCTGCGGGGCAGCACAAGCGTCTCATCCAAGGCATCACCCCGAGGTCGGCGAGGCTTCGAGCTCCGCGACGACCTCGTCGGCGCTGTCGAAGGTCGGCTGTCCGAGCGTCCCGATCCTCTCCACCAATTCCCCCGGCGCGCCGTTTCCTTCCGCGGCCGAGATCAGATCCTCCTTGCTCGCCGGGTACTCCACGCCTTCCAGGTACTGCGGCACATCATTCGGGTCGAAGTCCACACTCGCCTCCAACAAACGGTCTCGTCATTGCCGAAGACGATTGTTCCCCACCGCCGCAACCTCAATCACCTTCGAGACCCCACATCCTTCGGTACTCCTCAAGGACCCTCCCGCGCACGCCCTCCGGCAGGTCCTCGAAGGCGACCTCGTCCCGGATCCTCTCGGCCGGCGGCTTCCCCCGAAGGACCTCGCCCCTCCCGAACACATCCATCGCCAGGTACGGATACTCCCCGGGCTTTTTCAGATCGAAGAGCCCCGTAAACACGACCGTGTAACCCGCGCCGGACCCGCCGCCGCCCCCATACAGTCAGACGTACAGCGGCTTGCCGCCCGGCAACAACCTCTCTTCTCTGCTCTTCAAACCCACGCCCCACATTATCCACACGAGGCAAGGCGCAACCGAACTTCGAGGAGCAGCTTCTCGGAGCTACCGCGGGAGCGTGGCGCTCACTTCGCGTCGGAAGGCTTGATGAAGAAGGCCGGATCTTCGGTCCCCGACGAAGCCCAGTCGTCCTCTGCCTTCCTACCCGGTTCGCCGGCACCTGCCCCTACCATTTCTTCTTCCGATACTCGCCCCACCTCGCGCGGCTCTTCTCCGTCCCTGTGGTTCTCCCTCTTCATCCCGTACCCCTTCCTGTCGAACGAAGGGAGCCGGAAAACCCGGCCCCCTCCTGAAACCTGATGCCTGAAGCCCGAAACCTACTTCACAAACTGCTCGTTCTCCGTCGACCCCGGCAGCCCCGTGTTCGGGTCTTCGGGCGTGTCGAACTGGGCCTCCTCCGTCGAGCCGGTGAGGGCGGTGGTGGAGGCGGCGCCGCCGGCGACGATCTGTGCGACCTCGTCGAAGTAGCCGGCCCCGACCTCGCGCTGGTGCTTGGTGGCGGTGTAGCCGTACTTCTCCGCGTCGAACTCCTTCTGCTGGAGCTCGGAGTAGGCGGCCATGCCCCGGTCCTTGTAGTCGCGGGCGAGCTCGAACATGGAGAAGTTGAGCGCGTGGAAGCCGGCGAGCGTGATGAACTGGAACTTGTAGCCCATCTCCCCGAGCTGGCGCTGGAAGGTGGCTATCTCCTCGTCGGAGAGCTTGGCCTTCCAGTTGAACGAAGGCGAGCAGTTGTAGGCGAGCATCTTGCCCGGGAACTCGGCGTGGATGGCCTCGGCGAAGACGCGGGCCTGGTCGAGGTCCGGCGTCGAGGTCTCGCACCACACGACGTCGGCGTACGGCGCGTAGGCGAGGCCGCGGGCTATGGCCTGGTCAATGCCGGCGTTGACCCTGTAGAAGCCCTCCATCGTCCTCTCGCCGGTGAGGAACCTCTGGTCTGCCGGATCTATGTCCGAGGTGACGAGGTTGGCCGCATCGGCGTCGGTCCTGGCGACGATGACGGTCGGCACACCCATGACGTCGGCGGCGAGGCGGGCGGAGATGAGGTTACGGACGGCCTGCCCGGTCG carries:
- a CDS encoding alpha/beta fold hydrolase, with translation MSRQGWNHEYLDVNGIRVHYVRHGAGFPLVLLHGWPEFWYVYRKNIPVLAEDFDVVVPDLRGFGETEKPPLPDPPSDLLGDLVEDLRGLVDALGFEKFGVVSHDVGAYVAQGFARKYPERLAGLFFFDCPYPGIGGRWVEPDSVNEIWYQSFHQKPWAASLVGESRKTCGAYFQHFLNHWAHEPGLFDGDMEAWVDNFMKPGNLQGGFNWYVATNEARIRLIREGAPGSPKIETPARFLWGESDPILKVRWADRLGDYFANYSFEAAQDAGHYVHYERPDLANREISAFFEALR
- a CDS encoding acetyl-CoA C-acyltransferase: MNEAVIVSGARTAVGRAPRGTLRGVHPVDLGASAIREAVGRADGLDPSDVEDVILGCAMPEGTQGYNMARLSSVRAGMPDTVPAQTVNRFCSSGLQTIAMAAERIMVGHASTIVAGGTEHMSSTLEMPNFAPDPGLVETNPAVYMGMGFTAEQVAREFDVSREDQDEFALRSHTRAKEAVESGRFDGEIVPLDVAYDFVDEDGRPQHFETTFGRDEGPRDTSAEQLAKLRPAFQQGGTVTAGNSSQRSDGAAAVVVMERGEAERRGLAPMARFLGFAVGGVRPEVMGIGPTVAIPKVLEQTGLSLEDIDLIEFNEAFAAQALAVIREVGMDIEKTNVNGGAIALGHPMGATGTKLTVQLLNEMKRRGSKYGMVTMCIGGGMGAAGIFENLQG
- a CDS encoding 3-hydroxyacyl-CoA dehydrogenase/enoyl-CoA hydratase family protein, yielding MTHGIRRVAVLGAGTMGAAIAAHCANAGLQVDLLDIAPKDGEDKNAVVQGGYDRMLKARPPALMAKDVAKRIRTGNFDDDFDRVAEADWVLEAILERLEPKRELAERVEALAKEDAIISSNTSGIPLHQIAEGRSESFKRRFLGTHFFNPPRYLKLLEIIPTEDTDGEIVEAVRNFGERVLGKGGVIAKDTPNFIGNRLGSFAGMQAVTYAFENGYSIEEVDAITGPLIGHPKTATFRLNDTVGLDIAVGVAENLYEAVPEDESREDLKPHPKLLEMQDKNLLGNKTGAGFYKRDKREGKTVFDVLDLETFEHRPAEDPDVPIVTEAQKRGDLGARLRFLIEKAEEDRHAKYIRDTLYPYMAYSSRRLPEISDTLEDADHAMEWGFAHQTGPFRTWDLLGVRETVEGMDSLGIEVGPWVKEMLDAGNESFYKTEDGRELQFSPVTKQYEPVREDPMYVSLDGLREAGKELERNDSASLLDLGDGVLCLEFHSKGNSIDAGVTEMGYKALEALKSDEWVGLVIGNEGRNFCVGANLGEVAHAVRNGMLDEVGKSIEALQKLLMGFRFAPKPVVSAPKGQTLGGGLEICLHSDRVVAAGESYMGLVEAGVGLIPAGGGTKEMARRLVSRPMSTAPGSPALPFLQKAFETIAMAKVSASAVEARDLGFLEEDDRMVMNADHLISAAKREVLDLADGYNPPERNANVYASGASARSALVMGIRTLQWGRYASEYDGVIAGHTAKILTGGDLTLPQWVSEEYLLGLEKEAFLKLLKNEKTHERIEGMLKTGKPVRN
- a CDS encoding PadR family transcriptional regulator, whose protein sequence is MKAENPAGPVDRTTPKDIFLSEVKSRDVFPILILHLVRQGPEYGNSLIHKIRAKSSGVMSVSPNAVYPLLRRLEEKGYVEGKWEHPDTRSRRFYTITPEGEEKYQEMKGRFEGHLLRVREALDSLHGEIYG
- a CDS encoding AMP-dependent synthetase/ligase, with the protein product MQRVAERVARGAGVGEARSLMGALYRNVEARGDEVALASKVGDEWRGISYADLWRRVGDFAAGLSSLGVGSGAKVAIICGNRPEWAVADLAAQGLGAATVPVYPTLGTDQIGHILADSGAVVAVVEDEELLERVAGLRDVLPGLRHVLIIEGDPGDRAVAFRDVEERGADEPLLDPDGWRALDRDDIATIIYTSGTTGRPKGVVLTHGNFLSNVEGIRRALPFRPDDVFLSLLPLSHVFERCGQYLALSLGAATYYAESIQQVPENLREVRPTVVLSVPRLYEKMRDRILAQVAEASAPRRRLFERAIAAGRKRYAAGREGRRLGAGERALLRACDRLVFRKVREAFGGRLRFFVSGGAKLEGEIGEFFYAAGVTIIEGYGLTETSPVVACNRLPVPKFGTVGTVLDHTEVRVSGEGEVQVRGPGVMRGYWNAPEAARGAFTPDGWYRTGDLGELDGEGFLKITDRLKNLIVLSTGKNVAPQPVESAIVASPLVSQAVVLGDGRKYVSALIVPDYDAVRRELGTEAPNEELADDGRCRRLIEAEVERTCGRFAGYERPKKISLLGRELTHEAGELTPTLKVKSRVVAERYAEEIQGLYS
- a CDS encoding acyl-CoA dehydrogenase family protein encodes the protein MIDELLTDEEREVRDRVRAFADAEVIPIINEYWEKAEFPFELVPKVAELSIAGGSIQGYGCPGMSHVAAGLCAIEMSRGDGSLNTFFGVHSGLAMGTIDICGSEEQKQRWLPAMARLEKIGAWGLTEPDHGSDSVMLETTARRDGDGWVLNGKKRWIGNATFADIVIIWARDVEDGQVKGFVLEKDENGEHHPGYTTELIKGKMGKRAVWQPDIYLEDVYVPAGNKLEGANSFKDTNKVLTATRGGVAWEAIGHAIAAYEAALQYAKERVQFGKPIASFQLIQNKLANMLAEITNMQLMVYRLSQLQEQGKMTGPMASLAKMNNAKKAKQVCSDARDIMGGNGVLLEYHVARHLSDMEIVYTYEGTDTIQSLIVGRDVTGISAFV